The following nucleotide sequence is from Mesobacillus jeotgali.
ATTCAGTTGCTGTTTCTTCCTGGTATATTTCATCACGCGCATCCCTGATCGTGATGACATCCTGCTTAGGTTCAGTAATATATTCGGTACCTCTCTGATTTCGTTCTTGGTCTGCCACTTTAATCCCTCGCTTTCTTAAGTGGAGCATTTATTATTGTTTACGAGCGAGAAGGATTTCATCATGGCAATGTTTGTCTAAGGTTTTTTGGTTACTTAGAACCATGCGAGTGACACTTATATCAGAACGCATATAAGAAAAGTAAATCTTTTGCGGACATTCACTATTTGGTAAGATTAAAGAAAGATGATGTTGAAGGAGCAGATTGATGAAAAAACGTTTTGGCATAGACATCGATGGTACAGTCACTTGTCCCACTACATTTGTACCTTATTTAAATGAAGGCTTCAATTTGAATATTACACTGGATGATATCAAGCAATATGACTTTATGCCCCTTGTATCCGTATCTGAAAAAGAGTTCGCTGCCTGGTTCAAAAAAATGGAACCTGAAATTTATTCTAATTCACCATTAGCAGAAGGTGCCAGGAATATTTTAAAGAGCTGGGAGAATCAACATGAATTATATTTCATCAGTGCCAGAGGAACACATTTACTAGACCTGACCAAAGAATGGTTTTCTGTCAATGAACTTAATTATCATGACATACACCTGATCGGCTCACATGATAAAATCGAGGCAGCACGGAAATACGAGGTGGATATATTTTTCGAGGATAAACACGATAATGCAGTCAATTTGCACGAAGAGTTAAGGATTCCAGTCATCCTTTTCAATACTCCTTATAATCAGGAACCGATTCCTGAAGGAGTTATACGCGTAAATAATTGGCGGGAAGCTAATAAATGGGTTGAAAATTGGATTAAAAATAATTAAAACGGCCATTTGCATGGCCGTTTTTTCATATTTACTCGTCCTAAAGTCTCGTTACAGTTTATTAAACACAATCCGGGCAGCGGCCGTATATTTCAAATTTATGTCCGGAAATATCATAGCCTTTGAAGCTTGCCTCAATATTCCTCATGGGACAGGTCTCAATCTCTTTCGTTTTGCCGCAGTCAAGGCAAATGAAGTGATGATGATGCTCTTTATGCGAGCAGGTGAAGCGGAAATGCTTTTCACCCGAGAGCTCTGTCATTTCAAGAATCCCCAGTTCAGCGAACACGCTCAGATTCCGGTAGATTGTATCGAAGCTTAAGCCCGGATAATTGCCCTTCATCTGTTCAAGTACATCGCGAGCAGTCAAATATTTGTCATTATCGGAAAAAAGCTGAAGCATATCTTCGCGTTTTCCGGTATGTTTATAACCCTGTTCCTTCAGCAGGTTCATTGCTTCATTCACATTCATGAAATCACCCCATTAGATGGATCTAGTTGCTGCACGTTTTTTAAGCCAAATGGCCAGCACAAGGATAAATACCGCAATCATTACAATCGTTCCTCCAGGAGCAAGGTCCAGATAGTAGGACAGGAACAAACCGCCTAATACCGATACCTCACCAAACAGGATGGAATAGAAAATGGTTTGCTTGAAACCCTTCGCGAACCGGATGCTTGCAGCAACTGGCAGCGTCATCAGGGAAGAGACCAGCAAGATTCCAACAATTCTCATCGATGCCGCAATCACCAGTGCCACCATGACGATGAATATAAAGTGGAGCGTCTTTGCGGCTATTCCGGTTGCCCTTGCATATTCTTCATCGAATGATAATAGGAAAAGTTCTTTATACAATAACACAACAAGCGCTATTACAAGGATGCTGATAATCAGGATTGTCCATAGATCAGCCCTGCTCACCGCACTCACGCTGCCAAATAAATAGCTGAACAAATCTGTGTTGAAGCCATCAGCAAGCGAAATGAAGATGACCCCAAGCCCGATTCCCCCGGATAGGATAATAGGAATCGCCAATTCCTGATAATGCTTATACACGGTACGCAGCTTTTCAATGAATAATGATCCGCCAACTGAGAACGCCATTCCCATATAAAGTGGATTCAAGCCGCTGAACAGCATAAACTTTTTTTCCAGCAGAAGGCTTGCTGCAATTCCCGCCAATGTGACATGGCTGAGAGCATCCGCTATGAGGGAAAGCCGTCTTACTACGATGAAAACACCGAGAAGCGGGGCAATCACCCCAATGATCATGCCGGTTAAAAAAGCATTCTGCAAAAATTCATATTGCAACAGTCCGCTAATCATGATGGTGCCCTCCTTCATGATGATGGTGATCGTGAGTCAGGACATGGACATCATGACCGTATATTTCTGAAACATCATTGATCTTCAGCTGTTCAAATTCCTCAGCACTTCCATGGAAATGCATATTCTTATTCAAGCAGGCTACATTTGTAACCTTTTCTGAAATTGTACCAATGTCGTGGGTTACCAGAAGCAAAGTAATCCCTTTCTCCTTATTGAGTGTTTCGAGCATCTCGTAAAAGGAATTGACGTTCTGGACATCTACCCCTACCGTTGGTTCATCCAAAATCAGCAAATCCGGTTCACTGACAAGTGCCCTTGCAATGAAAACCCTCTGCTGCTGGCCTCCGGATAGTTCTCCAATGTTCCTGTCGAGGAATTTCCCCATCCCTACGGAGTCGATTGCTTGCTTTATTTTTGCATGGTCACTCTTCTTCAGAAAATTGAATAGACCAAGCTTTTTCGTCAGTCCGCTGGCGACTACCTCAAAAACGGTAGCAGGGAAGCCAGTGTTGAAAGAATTAGCTTTTTGAGATACAAAGCCAATTTTATGCTGTTCCCTAAACTTGCTGATATCCTGTCCAAACAGACGGATCGAGCCCTGCTGCGGCTTGATCAGACCAAGCATCAGCTTAAGAAGCGTTGACTTGCCGGAACCGTTCGGGCCGACAATCGCTAAAAAACTGCCCTTTTCGATAGACAGATTTATATTTTCAAGAACATTTTCTTTATCATATCGATAATAAAGGTCCTGTACCTGGACGATGTAATTATTCGTGTCCATTTTATCACCCGCAAAATAAGAATCATTCCGATTTACCTTTAGTAGTATATCTCTTACCGGCCATATTGTAAATAAAAGAACTCATAATCCAATAAAATTGTCACGAATTCAGAACTGGGCACATACCCTACTATGAAGGAGTGATGATCTTTTGGCTATATTTGAAAACATCATTAACCATAAGATAGGCAACATCACGGCTGATGAACTGCTGAAGTACGCCTCTCAATTTAATATTTCCATTACAAAGGCTCAGGCAGAGAAAATCGCCGGATACTTACGCGGTAAAAAAGTGAACATCTTTATTGATTCAGAGAGAACAGCATTGATCAAACAAATCGCAAGAATCACCAGCCCTGAGACAGCAAAAGAAGTCAACAAGCTGTTCGTGAAATTCACTAAATAAGAGATGTGTCCGTCATGAATCATATGACGGACACTTTTTCCTTTTCCCGGCCATTTCTGTCCGTCATTACACCTATGATGGACACTTTCTCCGTTTTCTCTGCAAGTTCTGTCCGTCATCACAACTATGACGGACACTTTCTCCTTTTCCTCTGCCATTTCTGTCCGTCATTACACCTATGACGGACACTTTCTCCGTTTTCTCTGCAAGTTCTGTCCGTCATCACACCTATGACGGACATTTCCCCCTATTCATAAACCATTTCTGTCCGTAATACCTGTTAGTATCATTCCACATAGCGGATCAGTCATAACCGGCCGCCTATTTTTATCCGCAAAAAATAAGCTGTGGAGCTCGTCCACAGCTTTCATTTAGTCATTCTTTATCATTTCAAGCAGGTTTTCTTCGAATTGTTTGCTTTTTAGCATGGCAATTTCATGTTTGTAAGGTGCTTTCTTACTGTTCTTGTCCTCACCGACAAATGGAGTTTCAAGAATCTTTGGAACATGCGTCAATTGCGGATGGTGGACAATATAGTTTAACGCGTCAAAGCCGATATGGCCAAAGCCAATATTCTCGTGGCGGTCTTTCCTCATCCCGACCTCATTTTTGCTGTCATTGATGTGAAGTACTTTCAGCCTGTCAAGACCGATGATTTTGTCGAATTCATTCAGGACACCATCAAAATCTTCAACAACTGCATAACCAGCATCATGTGTATGACATGTATCAAAGCAGACGGACAACTTGTCGTTATGGGTTACTCCATCGATGATCATCGCGAGTTCTTCGAAGGATTTTCCGCACTCTGAGCCTTTTCCAGCCATCGTTTCAAGAGCGATTTGAACCTTATCATCACTGGTAAGAACTTCATTCAGTCCTTCGATGATTTTTTCAATGCCCTTTTCTGTTCCGGCTCCAACATGCGCACCCGGGTGCAGCACGATTTGCCTTGCTCCGATTGCTTCTGTCCGGTCGATTTCGCTGCGCAGGAACCTTACTCCTAAATCAAATGTATCAGGGTTCTGCGTGTTCCCGATATTGATGATATAAGGAGCATGGACGACGATCTCATTGATACCGTTTTGCTCCATATGCAGGCGGCCTGCTTCAATATTCAGGTCCTCGATTTTTTTCCTTCTTGTATTTTGAGGTGCCCCTGTATAGATCATGAAAGTATTTGCACCATATGAGACAGCTTCCTCACTGGCAGCGAGCAGCATTTTTTTTCCGCTCATGGAAACATGTGATCCAATTAACATCTTGATCTCTCCTAAATCCCTTTATTTATTTCTCTTTTGAATACGGTTTTCCCGTTTCTTAATTTTATCCATCTCATATTTCATCTTCTTTTTATAGCCTGGTTTTACCTTTTTAGGCTTGGAAACGAGCGACTTTGCCTTCGCCTCACCAGTAGTTTCTTTTTTCTTTCTGTTCTGGCGTCTGTTACGCTCTTCGATTTCGGTGAATTCACCTTTTTTCAAATCAATGTTTTTAAAAGTGATGCCCATCTTTTCAAGACGGACCAGTGCATCTTCATCACTCTGCTCATAAACCGTCAAGGCAATCCCTGATGAGCCGGCACGTGCCGTCCTTCCCACCCTGTGGATATAAAAATCAAGATCCGTAGGCAGCTCATAGTTGATGACATGGCTGATTCCCTGAATATCAATTCCTCTTGCTGCCAGATCAGTGGCTACAAGATACTGGAACTCAAGATCCTTGATTTGCTTCATGACACGCTTGCGCTCGCGCGGGCTCAGGTCTCCATGGATACGGCCAACCTTCATTCCTTTTTGGATCAAACCATCGGCAATTTCATCAGCTTTTTTCTTTGTGTTGGCAAATACAATCCCGAGATATGGGTTGAACGCAAGAAGAGCAGAATGAACAAGCCCGATTTTATCACGATGCCTTGCTGGCAGAAGAATATGTTCAATCTTCTCTGCCGTAGCCTGTTTAGGATCGATTTGTACAAATTTTGGGTTTTCCATGTACTTTTTCAGGAATGGTTTTAATTTTTCAGGAATCGTTGCTGAAAATACAAGCATTTGCAGCTTTTCTGGCATACGGGACGCAAACTGGTCGATATCCTCGATAAAGCCCATATCCAGCATTAAGTCTGCCTCATCAATCACGAGCACGTTCGCTGTATGCACAAATAGCGCGTTTTCCTTCACCAGGTCGTTAATCCTTCCCGGTGTGCCAATGACGATTTGTGGCTGTGTCTTAAGCTTCTCAATCGTTCTTTGCTTGTCCGTTCCGCCAATATAGCAGCGGGCTGTGATCTGTTCTCCCTGTGGAGCGTGTTCAGCAATCTTAAGAACTTCATGGTAAATTTGATTGGCAAGCTCACGTGTCGGGGCAGCGATTACTGCTTGCACCTCATTGCGTGATGGATCAAGCTTATCCATAATTGGCAGTATATAGGCATGCGTCTTTCCTGTACCGGTCTGGGATTGCCCGATGGCACTCTCACCCTTCAGGATTGTAGGAATAAGACGTTCCTGGATTTCAGTCGGCTCATGAAAACCTAGTTTATTGATCGCATCTATAATGAACGGTTTCAATTCATAACGATTAAATTTTGTTTCACTCATTGAAAATCTCCTTCTTTCGTCCTGTTCCCTGGATAATCGGGGATTACAGCTCGTTCCGTAAGCTGATCTCTTCAGGTTCATCCTGTAATTATAATAAAGATTGCAGAAAATCTCCAATCAGTACTATCTTAACCTTTCCTTATAAAAAAACAAACCTGTTTCATCAATATCCTAATTTCTTAAACCAAACCTGACTTCCCGCATACTCTAATAGGAGATGATAATATTGGGAAAGGAGGGGTCACGATGCTACAAGGACCCCGTATGAATACCCGCGGAATGCATAATCGCTTTCAGGGCCCCAGTATGATGGGAGGTCCCCGAATGGGCCAGCACCAGATGTATTCGAATCGATTCGGTCCTGGACCTATGATGCCACAGGGCCAGATGCCGCGGATGCCAGGAAGGAATCCCCGCTCAAGACAAGGCGGCGGACTTCTTTCGAAGATACTGGGCAAAGGCAATAGCCAGCGGAATAGTCCAGCCGGTTTATTATCTGGAGGAAATACAGCAGCACGAGGAGCAGGCTCAGGCGGCGGTATCCTGAAAACTCTCGCTGATCCATCTGCTTTGAATGGATTTCTCACCAACACTCAAAAAGTTCTTAACACTGCACAGCAATTCGGACCGATGATCCAGCAATATGGTCCTCTCGTCCGAAATTTGCCTTCAATGTGGAAACTGTACAGAGGATTGAAGGACCTCCCGGATGCTGAAGAGCAAACGGCTGAAACAGAAACGAATGAAAAAACAGAGAAAAAGCAAAAGACAAAAAAATCCAAAAGGGCTGGCCAGACTTCCCCGACACAAAAAAAGCCCGCGCAAAAACAAAGCAATAATGCAGCTTCTACTCCTAAATTATTCATATAAATAGGCTTTTTTCTCATACTTTGTTGCTATTGACTACAAAATAGGATTGAATTACCTAAGTTTCTTGACAAAATTAACGCTTATTATGAGAAAAGTGCTTGCAAATTTAGAACCGACTTACCAAATGGCTTTTTAATCGGCTAAAGGATTTTAACAACAATTTTTCGAAAAAGCCTAATAAATACGACAACAGTTAATTCATTCCTTCTGGAAAGTCGCTTTTGTATTCTTTCTGCAAGTCTTATATAATAAAAGAAAGAATCAGAGGTACTCTTAGGAGGATGGCTCAATGAATGTAATTAAAATATCGCCACGCGGTTATTGCTATGGTGTTGTGGATGCCATGGTCATTGCACGCAATGCTGCTTTGGATAAAAGCCTGCCGCGTCCAATATATATACTCGGGATGATTGTCCATAATAAGCATGTCACTGATGCATTTGAAGAAGAAGGCATCATTACATTGGATGGAAACAACCGAAAGGAAATCCTTGAAAAAGTTGAAGGCGGAACAGTTATTTTCACAGCACACGGCATTTCACCGGAAGTCAGGGAGCTTGCCAAGGAAAAGGGGCTTGTTTCGATTGACGCAACCTGCCCTGACGTGACAAACACCCATAACCTGATCAGGGAAAAAGAAAAAGAAGGTTTTGAGGTTATTTACATCGGCAAAAAAGGGCATCCCGAACCTGAAGGAGCTGTAGGTGTCGCACCAGGGATCGTTCATCTTGTGGAAACGCCAGCGGATGTAGAGGCATTGGATCTGCAGGCTGAAAAATTAATCGTAACCAACCAGACAACGATGAGCCAGTGGGACGTTGCCGACATCATGAAGAACGTAAAGGAAAAGTACCCTCATGCGGAAGTCCATAGAGAAATTTGCATGGCTACGCAAGTCCGCCAGGAGGCTGTCGCCGAGCAGGCTAAAGAGGCAGATGTGCTAATTGTGGTTGGCGACCCTAAAAGCAATAACTCAAATCGTCTCGCACAGGTATCAGAAGAAATAGCCGGAACAAAAGCATATCGAATTGCCGATATCACCGAGCTTGATATCGAATGGATAAAAGAGGCTGATACAGTCGCAGTCACATCTGGAGCATCGACTCCAACTCCTATTACAAAAGAGGTCATTACCTTCCTCGGACAGTTTGACAAAGAAAACAAAGAAACCTGGGTAAAAGAGAAAAAGGTACCTCTTCATAAAATCCTGCCAAAGGTCAAGAAAACCGAGGCCAACGTATAATAGGAAAGCAGCCTGAATTAACTTCAGGCTGCTTTCTTGTTTCCTTCAAAACCTTATACCACACTCGACCTTTTGCTAGATAAAGGTAAACGGATCTGTTCCTATGTCAGATGGAATGAATTTAACATCAAACCCTTTTTCTTTACATAGTCCCTCCATCACCGTGGCGACTCCCTTTTTCATGATTTTTTCGACATTATGTCCCGGATCAATCATATTCAATCCGGCCATCAGGGCATCGTGTGCTGTGTGATAGTAGATATCCCCAGTAATATAAACGTCTGCTCCGCGGAATTTCGCCTGTGAGTAATACTTATTTCCGTCACCGCCTAGGACAGCTACTTTTTTCACCTTCGCGTTCAAGTCCCCGACGACTCGGACTTTATCGACTCCCAAAGCTTCCTTTACTACTTTGGCATATTCAGAAAGGGTCGTCTCTTCGACTTGCCCGATTCTTCCAAGTCCTAGTTGTTCCCCGGTATTATCAAGTCGATAAATATCATAGGCGACCTCCTCATAAGGATGGGCCTTGATCATAGCCTGGATGACTTTCTTTTCAATACTCTGCGGAAAAATCATTTCTACGCGCACTTCATTGACTGCTTCAAGCTTCCCTTGTTCGCCGATATGAGGATCTGTATTTTCCCCCGGCAGGAAACGTCCTTCCCCCGCTCCGGAGAACGAACAATGGCTATAGTTGCCGATTGCTCCGGCTCCTGCATTTCCTAAGGCATCCCGCAATCGCACTGCATCTTCCTCTGGTACGAACACGACTAGCTTTTTCAGTTGATCCTCATAGGTAGGTACAAGCACTTGAGGGTTCTTTAAACCAAGAGCAGCAGCCAGGAGGTCATTTACGCCTCCCTTTGCCACATCCAGGTTTGTGTGTGCCGCATATACTGCGATGTCATGCTTAATCAGCCTGGCAATCATTCGTCCGGCAGGAGTGTCCGTCGCGATTTTTTTCAATGGCCGGAATATCGGCGGATGGTGGGCGATGATTAACTGAGCGTTCCGGGCAATCGCCTCCTCCACCACTTCCTCTGTTACATCAAGAGCCACGAGGACGTTCTCAACCGGTTGATTCAACGCCCCGATTTGCAGGCCGACCTTATCGCCTTCCATTGCAAATGCCCTGGGTGAAAATTGTTCAAAAAGCTGAATTACTTCATGTCCATTCACTTTTTTCACTGTAACGCCTCCTCTGCCATCTTTAGTTTTGTTTTCAGTTCCTGTCTCTTGCTTTCGGTCTCATCATTCTGCACAGCCTCATCCAGCTGCTTTAAGATTCGCTCCCAATTTCTCTTTTCTGCACTCCACTTTTCTTTAAACACTGCAGTCTTTTCCTTTAGTAAAAATGGACCAAACAATATTCCTAGTTCCACATCGAGATCCTGATAAGGCTTCAGCGGTTCACCCTGTTCCGCTACAAGGACCTCATAAATTTTCCGGTCTTCTTCAAGGATTTCTTCTTTAACCAGTTCCCACCCATTGTCAATCAGCCATCTGCGCACTGCAAAGCTGCCAACATTAGGCTGGAGGACAAGCCTGCTGACTCCTTGCAGTTTCAATTTTCCTTTTTCAAGGATCGTTGAAATCAATGTACCGCCCATACCGGCGATCGTTATACAATCTACCTCTCCAGCTTCAATAACTTCAAGGCCGTCCCCTTTTCTGACGAAAATCTTGTCTGTTAGGTTTTCCTCCTGAACTTGTTCAAGGGCAGATTGAAACGGCCCTTCTGCGACCTCACCAGCTATCGCCATCGGGACAGTTCCCTTTATTACAACATGACAAGGAAGATAGGCATGGTCAGAACCGATATCGGCCAGCCTCGCCGCCTTTGGAATATTATTTGCAACGGCTTCAAGCCGGTCTGAGAGTTTTTCAGTATTCATAAACGTCACCCACTAAATCGTATTTTGCTTTTTTAAGTATATGAAACACCATGCCTATTGTCCAATTATCCTAAAAAAAAGCAAAGGCCCTTTGCGGATGCAAAGAGCCTTTACAAAAATTACTTCAATTCATTGACAATCCATTCTGCCATTTCTGCTTCCTTGCCAGCAGCCATTCCTGGTGGCATGTTGCCTTTACCATTAACCAAAATGTCTTGAATTTCTTCTTTGGAATACTTGCTGCCAACACCTTTCAAGGCTGGACCAGATACACCTTCATACTGGTTTCCGTGGCACGCTGCGCAAGATTGCTGGTAGAACTTCTCAGGGTTCACTTCAGCAGTTTCTTCTGTCTTTTCACCGCCGCCTTCTTTTTCCTTAGCAAGGTCCTTGGAATCCCCTACACCCTTGAAAGAAAGCAGGAACATCAAGCCGATCCCCATCACCATGATCAACACGAACGGGATAATTGGATTACGATTCATCATATACCCTCCTTTATGTACAACATCAAATCTTAAATAATGAATTCACACAGATATTATTTTACTTGAAAAACGTTTACAGGGAAAGTAAAAAAGCAAACTTTGTCACACTTGTTCACAATTTAGACAAAAAACTCCATCGTTAGATGAAGTTTTTCTGTACAAAGCATATTTAGGATACCCTTTTAGCAGCCAATTAATCTGGCAATCACCATTCTTTGGACTTCTGAAGTGCCTTCACCAATCTCTAGCAGCTTCGCATCCCTCATGTATCTTTCTACTTCGTACTCTCTCATATAGCCATAGCCGCCATGGATCTGAACAGCCTGGTCAGCCACTTCCATCGCAATCTCTGAAGCATAAAGCTTGCACATCGAAGCTTCCTTGGAGAATGGGCGTCCTTGATCCTTCAGCCAGGCAGCCTTATAAACCATATTGCGGGCTAGTTCAATTTTCATTGCCATATCGGCAAGCTTGAACTGGATAGCCTGGAACTGTGAGATAGGTCTGCCGAACTGCTGTCTTTCCTTAGCGTACTGGAGTGCTTTTTCATAAGCGGCCTGAGCCACTCCAACAGCCATCGCACCTATGCCGATTCTGCCGCCGTCCAAGGTCACAAGGAATTGCTTGAAACCCTCCCCTTTCT
It contains:
- a CDS encoding 4-hydroxy-3-methylbut-2-enyl diphosphate reductase, with amino-acid sequence MNVIKISPRGYCYGVVDAMVIARNAALDKSLPRPIYILGMIVHNKHVTDAFEEEGIITLDGNNRKEILEKVEGGTVIFTAHGISPEVRELAKEKGLVSIDATCPDVTNTHNLIREKEKEGFEVIYIGKKGHPEPEGAVGVAPGIVHLVETPADVEALDLQAEKLIVTNQTTMSQWDVADIMKNVKEKYPHAEVHREICMATQVRQEAVAEQAKEADVLIVVGDPKSNNSNRLAQVSEEIAGTKAYRIADITELDIEWIKEADTVAVTSGASTPTPITKEVITFLGQFDKENKETWVKEKKVPLHKILPKVKKTEANV
- a CDS encoding Nif3-like dinuclear metal center hexameric protein; translation: MKKVNGHEVIQLFEQFSPRAFAMEGDKVGLQIGALNQPVENVLVALDVTEEVVEEAIARNAQLIIAHHPPIFRPLKKIATDTPAGRMIARLIKHDIAVYAAHTNLDVAKGGVNDLLAAALGLKNPQVLVPTYEDQLKKLVVFVPEEDAVRLRDALGNAGAGAIGNYSHCSFSGAGEGRFLPGENTDPHIGEQGKLEAVNEVRVEMIFPQSIEKKVIQAMIKAHPYEEVAYDIYRLDNTGEQLGLGRIGQVEETTLSEYAKVVKEALGVDKVRVVGDLNAKVKKVAVLGGDGNKYYSQAKFRGADVYITGDIYYHTAHDALMAGLNMIDPGHNVEKIMKKGVATVMEGLCKEKGFDVKFIPSDIGTDPFTFI
- a CDS encoding deoxyribonuclease IV, which translates into the protein MLIGSHVSMSGKKMLLAASEEAVSYGANTFMIYTGAPQNTRRKKIEDLNIEAGRLHMEQNGINEIVVHAPYIINIGNTQNPDTFDLGVRFLRSEIDRTEAIGARQIVLHPGAHVGAGTEKGIEKIIEGLNEVLTSDDKVQIALETMAGKGSECGKSFEELAMIIDGVTHNDKLSVCFDTCHTHDAGYAVVEDFDGVLNEFDKIIGLDRLKVLHINDSKNEVGMRKDRHENIGFGHIGFDALNYIVHHPQLTHVPKILETPFVGEDKNSKKAPYKHEIAMLKSKQFEENLLEMIKND
- a CDS encoding YqfQ family protein — encoded protein: MGQHQMYSNRFGPGPMMPQGQMPRMPGRNPRSRQGGGLLSKILGKGNSQRNSPAGLLSGGNTAARGAGSGGGILKTLADPSALNGFLTNTQKVLNTAQQFGPMIQQYGPLVRNLPSMWKLYRGLKDLPDAEEQTAETETNEKTEKKQKTKKSKRAGQTSPTQKKPAQKQSNNAASTPKLFI
- a CDS encoding DEAD/DEAH box helicase, which encodes MSETKFNRYELKPFIIDAINKLGFHEPTEIQERLIPTILKGESAIGQSQTGTGKTHAYILPIMDKLDPSRNEVQAVIAAPTRELANQIYHEVLKIAEHAPQGEQITARCYIGGTDKQRTIEKLKTQPQIVIGTPGRINDLVKENALFVHTANVLVIDEADLMLDMGFIEDIDQFASRMPEKLQMLVFSATIPEKLKPFLKKYMENPKFVQIDPKQATAEKIEHILLPARHRDKIGLVHSALLAFNPYLGIVFANTKKKADEIADGLIQKGMKVGRIHGDLSPRERKRVMKQIKDLEFQYLVATDLAARGIDIQGISHVINYELPTDLDFYIHRVGRTARAGSSGIALTVYEQSDEDALVRLEKMGITFKNIDLKKGEFTEIEERNRRQNRKKKETTGEAKAKSLVSKPKKVKPGYKKKMKYEMDKIKKRENRIQKRNK
- a CDS encoding tRNA (adenine(22)-N(1))-methyltransferase produces the protein MNTEKLSDRLEAVANNIPKAARLADIGSDHAYLPCHVVIKGTVPMAIAGEVAEGPFQSALEQVQEENLTDKIFVRKGDGLEVIEAGEVDCITIAGMGGTLISTILEKGKLKLQGVSRLVLQPNVGSFAVRRWLIDNGWELVKEEILEEDRKIYEVLVAEQGEPLKPYQDLDVELGILFGPFLLKEKTAVFKEKWSAEKRNWERILKQLDEAVQNDETESKRQELKTKLKMAEEALQ
- the cccA gene encoding cytochrome c550 → MNRNPIIPFVLIMVMGIGLMFLLSFKGVGDSKDLAKEKEGGGEKTEETAEVNPEKFYQQSCAACHGNQYEGVSGPALKGVGSKYSKEEIQDILVNGKGNMPPGMAAGKEAEMAEWIVNELK
- a CDS encoding metal ABC transporter ATP-binding protein; protein product: MDTNNYIVQVQDLYYRYDKENVLENINLSIEKGSFLAIVGPNGSGKSTLLKLMLGLIKPQQGSIRLFGQDISKFREQHKIGFVSQKANSFNTGFPATVFEVVASGLTKKLGLFNFLKKSDHAKIKQAIDSVGMGKFLDRNIGELSGGQQQRVFIARALVSEPDLLILDEPTVGVDVQNVNSFYEMLETLNKEKGITLLLVTHDIGTISEKVTNVACLNKNMHFHGSAEEFEQLKINDVSEIYGHDVHVLTHDHHHHEGGHHHD
- a CDS encoding metal ABC transporter permease codes for the protein MISGLLQYEFLQNAFLTGMIIGVIAPLLGVFIVVRRLSLIADALSHVTLAGIAASLLLEKKFMLFSGLNPLYMGMAFSVGGSLFIEKLRTVYKHYQELAIPIILSGGIGLGVIFISLADGFNTDLFSYLFGSVSAVSRADLWTILIISILVIALVVLLYKELFLLSFDEEYARATGIAAKTLHFIFIVMVALVIAASMRIVGILLVSSLMTLPVAASIRFAKGFKQTIFYSILFGEVSVLGGLFLSYYLDLAPGGTIVMIAVFILVLAIWLKKRAATRSI
- a CDS encoding DUF2624 domain-containing protein, yielding MAIFENIINHKIGNITADELLKYASQFNISITKAQAEKIAGYLRGKKVNIFIDSERTALIKQIARITSPETAKEVNKLFVKFTK
- a CDS encoding Fur family transcriptional regulator, coding for MNVNEAMNLLKEQGYKHTGKREDMLQLFSDNDKYLTARDVLEQMKGNYPGLSFDTIYRNLSVFAELGILEMTELSGEKHFRFTCSHKEHHHHFICLDCGKTKEIETCPMRNIEASFKGYDISGHKFEIYGRCPDCV